In Thermospira aquatica, the following proteins share a genomic window:
- a CDS encoding response regulator transcription factor produces the protein MGTPSIWIVEDEPDIQALEETALQQAGFSCRGFSKADTFMSTFLREKEKPSLVILDIMLPDRSGLELLSWIRSKSPQTGIVCISARGEEMDRVLGLELGADDYIPKPFSPREMVSRVKAVLRRKDQISLESSVLTWEGIRLDTSRFQTTVDGQEVVLTATEFRLLAILMEKPGQVFTRDMLIERLWNNEKAIMDRTIDAHIKNLREKLGKYGKCLQTFRGVGYKLDHPKSERV, from the coding sequence ATGGGAACCCCCTCTATCTGGATTGTTGAGGACGAGCCTGATATTCAGGCACTCGAGGAAACAGCGCTTCAGCAAGCAGGGTTTTCTTGTCGAGGGTTTTCAAAAGCGGATACCTTTATGTCCACCTTTCTTCGCGAAAAAGAAAAACCATCTCTGGTGATTCTCGACATCATGCTTCCCGATAGAAGTGGGCTTGAGCTTCTCTCCTGGATACGGAGTAAATCCCCTCAAACAGGAATTGTATGTATCAGTGCGAGAGGCGAAGAAATGGATCGGGTTTTAGGTTTAGAGCTTGGTGCAGATGATTACATTCCCAAGCCTTTTAGTCCTCGGGAAATGGTGAGTCGGGTAAAGGCAGTTCTTAGACGCAAGGACCAGATATCTCTTGAGTCTTCTGTTCTTACGTGGGAAGGAATACGCCTGGATACCAGTCGTTTTCAGACAACCGTTGATGGACAGGAGGTTGTCCTGACGGCAACGGAATTCCGTTTACTGGCCATCCTCATGGAAAAACCGGGACAGGTATTTACCAGAGATATGCTTATTGAAAGACTCTGGAACAATGAAAAAGCTATTATGGACCGCACTATAGATGCGCATATTAAGAATTTGAGAGAGAAGTTGGGGAAATATGGCAAATGTCTTCAAACCTTTCGCGGTGTTGGCTATAAGCTTGATCACCCTAAATCTGAGCGCGTTTGA
- a CDS encoding DUF58 domain-containing protein has product MDKTLNLPPDSIQKIISRVKHLEIRARKLIRDQITSQYHSIFKGKGIEFSDVREYTYGDDVRDIDWNVTARMREPYVKQFVEERQLTVYFVVDVSDSTRYGQTISKRQIMAEIAAFLGFIAYYNQDKVGMILHTTEVEQFVPAKHDYSQLLRIIRDIWYYTPKFRGTSLAHSFEEASSLLKKSAILFLMSDFLDGEYDKALSRLCDRHEVIPLVIHDKSEKNAFHPLLVPWQKSLPLLAFFEDIETGQNETRVVGASHAYDQYKQFYTSVFHHFGLEYLELSSGEDYFKSVEKLLKQMTRVRRQLRN; this is encoded by the coding sequence ATGGACAAGACACTCAATCTTCCACCTGACTCGATTCAAAAGATCATTTCCCGTGTCAAGCACCTTGAGATTCGTGCCCGGAAACTTATCCGGGATCAGATAACCAGTCAGTATCATAGTATCTTTAAAGGTAAGGGGATTGAGTTCTCGGATGTTCGGGAGTATACGTATGGTGATGACGTGCGGGATATTGATTGGAACGTAACCGCAAGGATGCGAGAACCCTATGTGAAACAGTTTGTGGAAGAGCGTCAGCTCACGGTCTATTTTGTTGTTGATGTCAGTGATTCTACAAGGTATGGTCAGACAATATCAAAGCGTCAGATTATGGCAGAGATAGCGGCTTTTCTTGGGTTTATTGCCTACTACAATCAAGACAAAGTGGGTATGATTCTTCACACTACGGAGGTAGAACAGTTTGTTCCTGCGAAACACGATTACTCACAGCTTTTGCGGATTATACGAGACATCTGGTATTATACTCCTAAATTCCGCGGGACATCACTTGCACACTCGTTCGAAGAGGCTTCGAGTTTATTAAAAAAATCTGCCATCCTTTTCCTTATGAGCGATTTTCTTGATGGCGAGTATGATAAGGCGCTTTCCAGGCTTTGTGATAGGCATGAGGTGATTCCTCTTGTTATTCATGACAAAAGCGAGAAAAATGCTTTTCATCCTTTGCTTGTTCCCTGGCAAAAGTCATTGCCTCTTTTGGCCTTTTTTGAAGATATTGAAACAGGACAAAATGAGACACGTGTTGTTGGGGCTTCGCATGCGTATGACCAGTACAAGCAATTTTATACCTCTGTTTTCCATCATTTTGGGCTTGAGTACCTTGAGCTTTCGAGTGGAGAGGATTATTTCAAAAGTGTCGAAAAACTCCTCAAACAGATGACGAGAGTTCGTCGCCAGTTGAGAAATTAA
- a CDS encoding TlpA family protein disulfide reductase, with the protein MKRYSWLWIGVVVVVVAGIVGVSFSMSKRSAAKEYPLAPLFSEPTIFGDSIVRLEAYRGKVVLLNFWATWCPPCQAEIPDLVRLYQDFGDRLVVIGISLDRGPNAKELVQDFYKQFKMNYPVVMGSDQLAMRYGGISGIPTSFVIDKQGRIVEKIVGFRNYSIFLDAVKTWF; encoded by the coding sequence ATGAAAAGGTATTCATGGTTGTGGATAGGGGTGGTTGTTGTGGTGGTGGCAGGTATTGTGGGGGTAAGCTTTTCTATGTCGAAAAGATCCGCAGCGAAAGAGTATCCCCTTGCGCCGCTTTTCTCTGAGCCCACGATTTTTGGGGATTCGATTGTTCGGCTGGAGGCTTATCGTGGAAAGGTGGTGTTGTTGAATTTTTGGGCTACGTGGTGTCCTCCCTGTCAGGCTGAGATCCCGGATCTTGTTCGATTGTATCAGGATTTTGGAGACAGGTTGGTTGTTATAGGGATTTCCCTGGATCGTGGTCCCAATGCAAAGGAACTTGTCCAGGATTTCTATAAGCAGTTTAAAATGAATTATCCTGTTGTTATGGGAAGCGATCAGCTGGCCATGCGATACGGGGGTATTTCAGGTATACCAACTTCCTTTGTGATTGATAAACAGGGAAGAATTGTTGAGAAAATTGTGGGTTTTAGAAACTACAGTATATTTCTGGATGCCGTGAAGACGTGGTTTTAG
- a CDS encoding cytochrome c biogenesis CcdA family protein — protein MEFGVLVFFALVGGILTFLSPCILPMIPIYLAYMSGTMVESEKPSLRWTLVRIGAFVLGFTVVFVMFSILFYVIFASLAFIQQWIQRIAGMFIVLMGLHFLGVVKLRFLDQEVKLNFEGDKKHPWGSFLLGVSFAAGWSPCIGPVLSAILFSAATTQNLFLMVVLLLLFSAGLALPFFLLGLAINSVRQWVRSLQRFFPIIEKVSGVFLVVLGFLMIANTMGMISQWLSQAFPFLGELEMHLVK, from the coding sequence ATGGAATTTGGGGTTCTTGTATTTTTTGCGCTGGTGGGGGGAATTCTTACGTTTTTGTCTCCTTGTATTTTGCCGATGATCCCTATTTATCTTGCCTATATGTCGGGGACCATGGTTGAAAGTGAAAAACCGTCTCTTCGATGGACATTGGTGAGGATTGGGGCGTTTGTCCTTGGGTTTACGGTGGTTTTTGTGATGTTTTCTATCCTGTTTTATGTGATTTTTGCTTCTCTGGCTTTTATCCAGCAGTGGATACAGCGGATTGCAGGGATGTTTATTGTTTTGATGGGGCTTCATTTTTTGGGGGTGGTTAAGCTTCGCTTTTTAGATCAGGAGGTGAAGCTGAATTTTGAAGGGGATAAAAAACACCCATGGGGAAGTTTTCTTCTGGGGGTGTCTTTTGCCGCGGGTTGGAGTCCGTGTATTGGTCCTGTTTTGAGTGCTATTCTCTTCTCGGCAGCAACGACGCAAAACCTTTTCTTGATGGTAGTGCTTTTGCTTTTGTTTTCGGCTGGTCTTGCACTTCCTTTCTTTCTTTTGGGTCTGGCGATAAATTCGGTGAGGCAATGGGTGCGATCTCTTCAGCGGTTTTTCCCTATTATAGAAAAAGTGAGTGGGGTGTTTCTGGTGGTTTTGGGATTTCTCATGATAGCTAATACGATGGGCATGATTTCGCAGTGGCTATCACAGGCTTTTCCTTTTTTGGGTGAACTTGAAATGCATCTTGTAAAGTAG
- a CDS encoding permease, whose translation MASKAYSPNRQLFWFSVGFLVLYFTPFESQWVQGALQEAFLMLSDYARQHVLLCLIPAFFIAGAITVFINQQAVIRYLGPKAPKWLAYSVASISGAVLAVCSCTVLPLFKGIYKKGAGLGPAISFLYSGPAINVIAIILSLKVLGFKLGLARMVGAVVFAVIIGLLMHLLFRKEDETKGDERLFQGIDQGASRTLGQDALYLAVMVGILVFLNWANTGGKSPLWDAVAQAKWWISGGLGLVLVWMLWKWFTREELMDWVVATRDFSLQILPLLFVGVFIAGLLLGRPGQTALIPQQWITNLVGGNSLLANFFASISGAFMYFATLTEIPILQGLLGAGMGQGPALALLLAGPSLSLPSMLVIGSELGFKKTFAYVSLVVIMSTLVGWVFGMIV comes from the coding sequence ATGGCATCGAAAGCATATTCACCGAATAGGCAGCTTTTCTGGTTTAGTGTGGGTTTTTTGGTTTTGTATTTTACGCCATTTGAGAGCCAGTGGGTTCAGGGAGCTTTGCAAGAGGCTTTTCTCATGCTCTCAGATTATGCGAGACAGCATGTTCTTTTGTGTCTCATTCCTGCCTTTTTTATTGCAGGAGCGATCACGGTGTTTATTAACCAACAGGCGGTGATCCGTTATCTGGGACCAAAGGCGCCCAAATGGCTTGCCTATTCGGTGGCGTCGATATCTGGCGCAGTTCTCGCTGTGTGTTCCTGTACCGTTCTTCCTCTTTTTAAAGGGATCTACAAGAAAGGGGCTGGGTTGGGACCGGCGATTTCGTTTCTTTATTCTGGACCTGCTATCAATGTGATTGCCATCATCCTTTCCCTGAAAGTTCTTGGTTTCAAACTTGGGTTGGCAAGGATGGTAGGGGCTGTGGTTTTTGCGGTGATTATTGGGTTGTTGATGCATCTTTTGTTTCGTAAAGAGGATGAGACTAAGGGCGATGAGCGACTTTTTCAGGGGATAGATCAAGGGGCGTCTCGTACCCTTGGGCAGGATGCCCTTTATCTTGCGGTTATGGTGGGGATTCTTGTGTTTCTCAACTGGGCAAACACGGGAGGAAAAAGTCCTCTCTGGGATGCTGTTGCTCAGGCAAAATGGTGGATAAGCGGAGGATTGGGATTGGTTCTTGTGTGGATGTTGTGGAAGTGGTTTACCAGGGAAGAATTGATGGACTGGGTTGTGGCGACAAGGGATTTTTCTCTTCAGATTCTGCCGCTTCTTTTTGTTGGTGTGTTTATAGCAGGCTTACTCCTGGGAAGACCGGGGCAGACGGCGCTTATTCCCCAGCAGTGGATAACTAACCTTGTTGGAGGAAACTCGCTTCTCGCAAACTTTTTTGCTTCTATCTCCGGGGCTTTTATGTACTTTGCTACCTTGACAGAAATACCTATACTTCAGGGGCTTCTTGGTGCAGGTATGGGACAGGGTCCGGCTTTGGCGCTTCTTCTGGCAGGCCCTTCGCTTTCTCTTCCCTCCATGCTTGTGATAGGAAGTGAGCTTGGGTTTAAGAAGACATTTGCTTATGTGAGCCTGGTGGTGATCATGTCAACCCTGGTAGGCTGGGTTTTTGGGATGATAGTGTGA
- a CDS encoding thioredoxin family protein, which produces MKIAILGSGCPNCIRLEENARKALQITGKQAEIEKVTDIDKIMEYGVMRTPALVINGEVKSFGRVLTPEQIAEIFQAY; this is translated from the coding sequence ATGAAGATTGCTATTCTGGGAAGTGGATGTCCAAACTGTATCCGTCTGGAAGAAAATGCAAGAAAGGCTCTCCAGATAACAGGGAAACAGGCAGAAATCGAAAAGGTAACGGACATCGACAAAATCATGGAATATGGTGTCATGCGTACGCCAGCTCTCGTGATTAATGGTGAAGTCAAAAGCTTTGGTCGGGTATTGACACCTGAGCAGATTGCTGAAATATTTCAGGCATACTAA
- a CDS encoding ArsR/SmtB family transcription factor, with protein MVEKFRVLGDETRLRIVKLLQQTPWLYVCDIVAVLEQPFYAISRHLKELRHIGLVMEQKEGRFIRYSLGKSVSPSDEKLYELITTIENDQTLRDRDRLRKRLEIRLKNPEISCELVEE; from the coding sequence ATGGTTGAGAAGTTTCGGGTTCTTGGTGATGAGACAAGATTAAGGATTGTGAAACTCCTTCAGCAAACGCCCTGGCTGTATGTGTGTGATATAGTGGCTGTTCTTGAACAGCCTTTTTATGCCATCTCTCGTCATCTCAAGGAATTGCGTCATATTGGTCTTGTCATGGAGCAAAAAGAAGGAAGGTTTATTCGTTATAGTCTTGGGAAGAGTGTTTCTCCCTCTGATGAAAAGCTCTATGAGCTTATCACTACGATAGAGAATGATCAGACCCTCAGGGATCGAGACAGGCTCCGCAAGAGGCTTGAGATTCGGTTGAAAAATCCTGAAATCTCATGTGAATTGGTAGAAGAGTAG
- a CDS encoding IS256 family transposase, with product MIETKNILELFKPIVKEVLESMLKEEREIYLENNPPTKGNGFYERDLKTAFGELTAIRVPRTRDNGFKSALLPYRKRITEDLDALIRAMLISGMSTRKIAEVLKELYEIKISYANISRISQVGIEEIQKWRSSPLMEEYAVVFLDAMVFPIKRDRVENESIYVAIGITPEGRREILGYYLPGGMESAYNWREILLDIRERGVKQIHFIVSDGLSGMKNVITEIYPHAKYQPCVVHVMRNILAKVRVQHRNIIATEIKEVFHAKDKQEAEQLFMKFIQKWKNIYPNLMNNLLTIRENIFTYMELPEGIRSMVYTNNALERLFKELKRRLKTMEMCQSEASAEKYLYLLLRYQNEKFLKRKLKNWEYYFQLYREQHSYTKENIHSEVIL from the coding sequence ATGATTGAGACGAAGAATATTTTAGAGCTATTCAAACCAATTGTCAAGGAAGTATTAGAGAGTATGTTAAAAGAGGAAAGAGAGATTTACCTGGAAAACAATCCTCCCACAAAAGGCAATGGCTTTTACGAAAGGGATTTAAAGACAGCTTTTGGCGAGCTTACAGCCATACGTGTTCCAAGAACAAGGGATAATGGATTTAAAAGTGCCCTTCTTCCCTATCGCAAACGCATCACAGAAGACTTAGATGCATTAATCAGGGCTATGTTGATATCAGGAATGTCAACAAGGAAGATAGCAGAAGTTTTAAAAGAGCTTTATGAAATAAAGATTTCTTATGCTAACATCTCAAGGATAAGCCAGGTAGGCATAGAAGAGATTCAGAAGTGGCGTAGTAGCCCTCTCATGGAAGAATATGCCGTGGTATTTCTGGATGCTATGGTGTTTCCTATCAAGAGAGATAGGGTAGAAAATGAATCAATATATGTAGCTATAGGCATTACACCTGAGGGAAGACGGGAGATTTTAGGATACTACCTGCCAGGAGGCATGGAAAGTGCTTATAACTGGCGGGAAATTTTGCTAGATATAAGAGAAAGAGGTGTCAAACAGATTCATTTTATTGTCTCTGATGGCTTAAGTGGTATGAAAAACGTCATAACAGAGATATATCCCCACGCAAAGTATCAGCCCTGTGTAGTCCATGTCATGAGAAACATACTGGCTAAAGTGAGAGTTCAACACAGAAATATCATTGCCACTGAAATAAAAGAGGTATTTCATGCCAAAGACAAACAGGAGGCAGAACAATTGTTTATGAAATTTATACAAAAATGGAAAAATATCTATCCCAACTTAATGAATAACCTCTTGACAATAAGAGAGAATATATTCACTTACATGGAATTACCTGAAGGAATACGAAGCATGGTGTATACAAACAATGCCCTGGAAAGACTCTTTAAAGAACTTAAAAGGAGATTAAAAACAATGGAAATGTGTCAAAGCGAGGCTTCAGCTGAGAAATATCTTTACCTGTTATTAAGATACCAAAATGAGAAGTTCTTAAAAAGAAAGTTAAAAAATTGGGAGTATTACTTTCAACTCTATCGTGAGCAACACTCATACACCAAAGAAAATATTCACAGCGAGGTTATCCTATGA
- a CDS encoding HPr family phosphocarrier protein, with amino-acid sequence MQSITVEVKNEYGIHARPASLLVELANKFQSDITITMGDRVVVAKSVMNVLLLAAGKGSKLVITADGPDEVQALKELRDLIEVRKFDEE; translated from the coding sequence ATGCAAAGTATTACCGTCGAAGTAAAGAACGAATACGGCATTCACGCACGACCTGCATCGCTTCTTGTCGAACTTGCCAATAAATTTCAAAGTGATATTACCATAACCATGGGAGATCGAGTGGTAGTTGCTAAAAGCGTGATGAATGTTCTTCTTCTGGCGGCAGGCAAAGGTTCTAAGCTGGTTATCACTGCTGATGGACCTGATGAGGTCCAGGCTCTCAAAGAACTTCGTGATCTCATCGAGGTAAGAAAATTCGATGAAGAGTAA
- a CDS encoding sensor histidine kinase codes for MAFFSNKRWVLIVFFLDVVISLVVAWLGYRWMLEFQANNTLKTFVPLVLGVSSFLGIWLLYRSFVTFLFQRKGIRGYKLRGKITFFFLTVTFGSILIVGGVMFYLILLTEITFIDREYTTAEKILAGYQELIAYNKSEFERWNLSLLRYQEDEFPVVFEWRVSNLMFLRTGDKELVKLIIDNDASLFELFSDTNKKSLFLGEEKAAFIARKGQRFFASWLPEHIQAAYSTIYSSRDEYRQMLFLKKYIRVITFLVIVVISVPVFLLAFAVSVRVGRTLTSHIETLVRGTKILALGNLDYRVNIKSGDELEDLADNFNMMAEKLSVSNKQIKRMERLEAWKEMAKRLAHEVKNPLTPIRLSAERLLYAYTMNPDGFEDVLEKTSQIIINETKRLENLVNQFSQFARLPDPHIAIHNIKASAEEVFLLLKNAHPHVNMTMNVKESSLPWDIPYDQDQIKQVLINLIKNACEAARKENPAVTLTLERKATSVLITIADNGPGIPKEIQEKIFEPYFTTKNHGTGLGLAIAERIISEHHGYLWFETSEEGTHFFLELPAEEIREELDEA; via the coding sequence ATGGCCTTCTTTTCGAATAAACGATGGGTTCTTATTGTTTTCTTTCTTGATGTAGTGATTTCTCTCGTGGTTGCCTGGCTGGGCTACCGATGGATGCTTGAGTTCCAGGCTAACAATACTTTGAAAACCTTTGTCCCCCTTGTTCTTGGTGTCTCCTCTTTTTTGGGAATCTGGCTCTTGTACCGAAGTTTTGTTACCTTTCTCTTTCAAAGAAAGGGCATCCGGGGGTATAAACTTCGAGGAAAAATCACTTTCTTTTTCCTCACCGTAACCTTTGGTTCAATCCTTATTGTTGGTGGGGTGATGTTCTATCTTATTCTTCTTACAGAAATCACCTTCATCGACAGAGAGTACACCACAGCAGAAAAAATTCTTGCAGGATATCAAGAGCTGATCGCGTACAATAAAAGTGAGTTTGAACGATGGAATCTCAGTCTTTTGCGCTATCAGGAAGATGAGTTTCCCGTCGTTTTTGAGTGGCGTGTTTCTAACCTCATGTTCCTCAGAACCGGTGACAAAGAACTCGTGAAGCTCATTATTGACAATGACGCGAGTCTTTTTGAGCTTTTTTCAGACACCAATAAAAAAAGCCTCTTCCTCGGAGAGGAAAAAGCCGCTTTCATAGCAAGAAAAGGACAGAGATTTTTTGCAAGCTGGCTCCCGGAACACATTCAGGCCGCTTACAGCACCATCTATTCAAGTCGTGATGAGTATCGCCAGATGCTCTTTTTAAAAAAATACATCCGGGTGATTACTTTTCTTGTGATTGTAGTGATTTCTGTGCCGGTTTTTCTTTTAGCTTTTGCGGTCAGTGTGCGTGTAGGCCGAACGCTCACCTCCCATATTGAAACTCTGGTACGGGGAACAAAAATTCTCGCCCTTGGCAATCTTGACTACCGGGTAAACATAAAATCTGGTGACGAACTCGAGGATCTTGCGGACAACTTTAATATGATGGCAGAAAAACTCAGTGTAAGCAACAAACAAATTAAACGCATGGAACGACTTGAAGCCTGGAAAGAAATGGCAAAAAGACTTGCTCATGAAGTGAAAAATCCCCTCACTCCCATTCGACTCTCAGCAGAGCGTCTGCTCTACGCGTATACGATGAATCCAGACGGATTTGAGGATGTTTTAGAAAAAACCTCGCAAATTATCATAAACGAAACAAAACGCCTGGAAAACCTCGTTAATCAATTCTCGCAGTTTGCACGCCTCCCCGATCCTCATATAGCCATTCATAATATCAAGGCTTCCGCTGAAGAGGTTTTTTTACTCCTAAAGAACGCTCATCCCCATGTAAACATGACCATGAACGTAAAAGAGAGTTCACTCCCGTGGGATATTCCCTACGATCAGGACCAGATAAAACAAGTTTTGATCAACCTTATAAAAAATGCGTGTGAAGCAGCTCGAAAAGAAAACCCTGCAGTAACCCTGACCCTTGAACGAAAAGCAACAAGCGTACTTATCACTATCGCCGACAATGGACCAGGAATTCCTAAAGAAATCCAGGAAAAGATCTTTGAACCATACTTTACTACCAAAAATCATGGTACCGGACTTGGTCTTGCTATAGCAGAACGCATTATCTCGGAACACCATGGCTATCTCTGGTTTGAAACCTCAGAGGAAGGGACACATTTCTTTTTAGAATTGCCTGCGGAAGAGATCCGGGAGGAACTGGATGAAGCGTAG
- a CDS encoding sigma-54-dependent transcriptional regulator, protein MKRRILIVDDEPNIRETIGDILKDTGYEVVLAKDGEEACKVVGKEDFDTIILDVMLPGKGGLEVLEYIHQEFPIIPVIIISGHGNIKMAVEAMRKGAYDFMEKPPSIERILATVRNAINYKNLLLENMSLKSAANVAPTFVGKSPVISQILSSLPQIAQSDASVLITGENGTGKEVIARLIHFHSRRRYLPFVGVNCAAIPETLIESELFGYEKGAFTGANKQKKGKFEQAHRGTLFLDEVGDLSLPAQAKVLRVLQENEFERVGGNELVKVDVRIIAATNQNLQEKIQKGEFREDLYYRLNVLPLHLPPLRERREDIPELVEFFLEEERERTKRNLSITKDALNFLASQPWKGNVRELKNFIQRLAILCPDETITLKQVQQQLFPTTQNLLQEEMKTLSLKEAKREFERQLILDRLAQFHMNIAKTAESLDIERTYLYRKMKELDIMEEE, encoded by the coding sequence ATGAAGCGTAGAATCTTAATTGTCGATGATGAACCCAATATCAGGGAAACCATTGGCGATATCCTTAAAGATACCGGATATGAGGTAGTGCTGGCAAAAGATGGAGAAGAAGCCTGCAAAGTAGTAGGAAAGGAGGATTTTGATACCATCATCCTGGATGTTATGCTTCCTGGGAAAGGTGGTCTTGAGGTCCTGGAGTATATCCACCAGGAGTTTCCCATTATTCCTGTTATCATTATCTCGGGACATGGCAATATCAAAATGGCAGTTGAGGCTATGCGAAAAGGGGCTTACGATTTTATGGAGAAACCCCCCTCTATAGAACGTATTCTTGCCACGGTACGCAATGCCATCAACTACAAAAATCTTCTTCTTGAAAACATGAGCCTCAAATCAGCAGCCAATGTAGCCCCAACATTCGTCGGAAAATCACCGGTAATCTCTCAGATCCTCTCTTCTCTCCCCCAAATAGCCCAAAGTGATGCCAGTGTGCTTATTACAGGTGAAAATGGTACCGGTAAAGAGGTAATAGCCAGGTTAATTCATTTTCATTCACGAAGACGCTATCTTCCGTTTGTTGGTGTAAATTGTGCCGCGATACCAGAGACCCTCATAGAAAGTGAACTCTTTGGCTATGAGAAAGGGGCTTTCACGGGAGCAAACAAACAAAAAAAGGGAAAGTTCGAGCAAGCCCATCGGGGAACCCTTTTTCTCGATGAGGTTGGGGATCTCAGCCTCCCCGCCCAGGCCAAGGTTTTACGTGTTTTGCAAGAAAACGAGTTTGAACGTGTGGGGGGCAACGAACTTGTTAAGGTTGATGTCCGTATCATCGCGGCCACCAATCAAAACCTCCAGGAAAAGATACAAAAAGGAGAATTCCGTGAAGATCTCTATTACCGACTCAACGTTCTCCCTCTTCACCTCCCCCCACTTCGAGAACGGCGCGAAGATATTCCCGAACTGGTAGAATTTTTCCTTGAAGAGGAACGGGAACGCACAAAAAGAAATCTTAGTATCACCAAGGATGCCCTCAACTTTCTTGCCAGTCAACCCTGGAAAGGAAACGTCAGAGAACTCAAAAATTTTATCCAACGCCTTGCCATCCTCTGTCCTGACGAAACGATTACCCTCAAACAGGTTCAACAACAGCTTTTCCCGACAACCCAAAACCTTCTCCAGGAAGAAATGAAAACCCTCTCTCTCAAGGAAGCCAAAAGAGAGTTTGAACGCCAGCTCATCCTGGATAGACTGGCGCAATTTCACATGAATATTGCCAAAACCGCTGAATCACTGGATATTGAACGAACTTACCTGTATCGAAAAATGAAAGAGCTTGACATTATGGAGGAAGAATGA
- a CDS encoding epoxyqueuosine reductase QueH, with amino-acid sequence MKKLLLHTCCAPCMLPALEVLLGNTSWERVLEEPPEYEITVWPYNPNITDDEEYQRRKNAIVNVLKEAYPTISLLEDHSEQDRNHWFQYASLLKDEPERGKRCTFCYGYRLYRTFRKAQELGFDAVATTLTLSPLKNTPVINQIGRILEKRTKIHYLVSDFKKNNGMKRSKELCEKYSVYRQNFCGCVFSLRSRA; translated from the coding sequence ATGAAAAAACTTCTCCTTCATACCTGTTGTGCGCCATGCATGCTTCCTGCCCTTGAGGTTTTGTTAGGAAACACCTCCTGGGAGCGTGTTCTTGAAGAGCCTCCAGAGTATGAGATCACTGTGTGGCCTTACAATCCCAATATTACCGACGATGAAGAGTACCAGAGGCGAAAAAACGCTATTGTCAACGTTTTGAAAGAAGCTTATCCCACAATCTCCCTTCTTGAAGACCATAGTGAACAAGATCGAAACCACTGGTTTCAGTACGCATCCCTTCTCAAAGACGAACCCGAAAGAGGCAAACGTTGTACCTTTTGCTATGGGTACCGTCTGTATCGGACCTTTCGTAAGGCGCAAGAATTGGGCTTTGATGCCGTGGCCACAACACTGACCCTCAGTCCCCTCAAAAACACCCCTGTCATCAATCAGATAGGTCGTATCCTTGAAAAACGCACAAAAATTCACTACCTTGTTTCAGATTTCAAGAAAAACAACGGAATGAAACGATCAAAAGAACTCTGTGAGAAGTATAGCGTCTATCGTCAAAATTTCTGCGGGTGTGTGTTTTCTCTCCGCTCAAGGGCATAG
- a CDS encoding RsmE family RNA methyltransferase, whose amino-acid sequence MRRFFVPVSDIHENQAHIRGSDAHHLVHVLRKNVGEVFEATDGQNRKLLLHIDEIRQDEVICHILREERASERSITLRLFQALPKNPAWEDILTRACELGVMEIFPLLTERTIYPREMYRTIKPRWLKLVEETTKKTGRLSLMHVEPVIGWKDIPSFLGPRSLRIMPWENEEDVMLFHVLDRAEDYAVVDLLVGPEGGFSLREVEEAKSWGFQTVSLGKRILTTSTAVVSTVANIYYALERRENTHPQKF is encoded by the coding sequence ATGCGGCGTTTTTTCGTTCCTGTCTCAGATATTCACGAAAATCAAGCCCATATCAGAGGAAGTGATGCGCATCACCTTGTGCATGTGTTACGAAAAAACGTGGGAGAGGTTTTTGAGGCTACTGATGGACAAAACCGAAAACTGTTGCTTCACATAGACGAGATTCGCCAGGATGAGGTGATTTGCCATATCCTTCGTGAAGAGAGGGCTTCTGAAAGGAGCATTACGCTTCGCCTTTTTCAGGCTTTGCCAAAAAATCCTGCCTGGGAAGATATCCTTACCCGTGCTTGTGAACTTGGGGTGATGGAGATTTTTCCGCTTTTAACGGAGAGAACTATTTATCCCAGAGAGATGTATCGTACCATCAAACCCCGTTGGTTGAAGCTGGTAGAAGAAACCACCAAAAAAACAGGAAGGCTCTCTCTTATGCATGTGGAACCTGTCATTGGCTGGAAAGATATTCCTTCTTTTCTTGGGCCGAGAAGCCTTCGGATTATGCCCTGGGAAAACGAAGAGGATGTCATGCTTTTTCATGTTCTTGACCGTGCAGAGGATTATGCTGTTGTTGATCTTCTTGTTGGACCGGAGGGGGGATTCTCTCTCAGGGAGGTAGAAGAGGCAAAAAGTTGGGGATTTCAAACAGTGTCTCTGGGAAAACGGATTCTCACAACCAGTACGGCCGTTGTTTCTACAGTAGCCAATATCTACTATGCCCTTGAGCGGAGAGAAAACACACACCCGCAGAAATTTTGA